Proteins encoded by one window of Nicotiana tabacum cultivar K326 chromosome 10, ASM71507v2, whole genome shotgun sequence:
- the LOC142165155 gene encoding uncharacterized protein LOC142165155: MRRQNRSDSVKVLESRKDIVGQSEKKKSKRVIMDVDQGKRKRVVEDEVNLGVNPKTNKVQKAEKVKIPDKVCKPWKLYIPVGEPFPVTHWSSYTNVDIVSVLQSKLTDVQLRMFRKSCFGYFLNLPRVSIQTQLIRSLMFRDGPNRLVDTYFSGFEVVSKKSLIYCFEKKKWQSDEDAVKIAIIYFINTFLVSTQAQKTFISKRDFHLVESGEYVSFPWGKIAFRALMKSVRDRLRGKSEFYRIDGFLLALQVWFYECFTVVEQKFDFKNISPTIEELRRFTLHVEVFDEYQKYLTSRNREKHPIDDSDDFVTPSPKYIKEPVPPKKLHKQLNSFMKYVSDKFKELFELINSKLGASEVKYGAHPEEDTIQDNNDFVSNMEFGSNEDVEMDGCQVGGSEGKDVPHSQRDTSVADQLGVNNMEGPSSVKVDMFVAKVTFTPDVAHVGVNGEIADAVARETDVDAAAGETEEESEKQKVPESRTGVVCATASVDEAAGEMVLYNPELLPEVSPQMEKRKRCPAKALQSPFITMFDSGSSTGVVVAKGKKQIYAIKHPFQSKIGTSVNSSLLNVFVVWIKEGKNEIYPNHVSELNPAYDLGVFHVEDKKWFYTLAYNGQPLDDSHIDVLFYYLRKKGKYDKDLPVTFTTTDWYFDEEINDLWQVFIDTDGDNDVCTPKHVIAEYIQGFVLDVNVPWHTVEHVLMPINVAEQ, translated from the exons ATGCGAAGACAAAATCGTTCCGACAGTGTTAAAGTGTTAGAATCTCGAAAGGATATTGTTGGACAATCTGAGAAAAAGAAGAGCAAGAGGGTTATAATGGATGTTGATCAAGGTAAGAGAAAACGTGTCGTGGAGGACGAAGTGAATTTGGGTGTCAACCCAAAAACAAATAAGGTTCAGAAGGCAGAAAAAGTTAAAATTCCTGACAAAGTTTGTAAG CCTTGGAAGCtctatattccagttggtgagccGTTTCCTGTTACTCATTGGTCATCATACACTAATGTGGACATTGTATCGGTTTTACAATCAAAGTTGACTGATGTCCAGCTTCGGATGTTTAGGAAAAGCTGTTTTGGCTATTTCCTTAATTTACCTCGAGTTTCTATCCAGACACAACTTATTCGTTCTTTAATGTTTAGGGA TGGACCCAATAGGTTGGTGGATACTTATTTTTCTGGTTTTGAAGTGGTATCAAAGAAGTCACTTATTTATTGTTTTGAGAAGAAGAAATGGCAGTCTGATGAAGACGCAGTTAAGATTGCAATCATTTATTTCATAAACACATTTCTAGTGTCCACTCAGGCTCAGAAGACATTTATAAGTAAACGTGATTTTCATCTTGTCGAGAGTGGTGAGTATGTGTCATTTCCATGGGGTAAGATTGCGTTTCGAGCTTTAATGAAGTCGGTGAGGGACAGGTTGAGGGGAAAGTCTGAGTTTTATAGGATTGATGGATTTCTTCTTGCACTACAAGTGTGGTTCTATGAATGTTTCACTGTAGTTGAACAAAAGTTTGAT tttaaaaatatttctcCGACAATTGAAGAGCTAAGAAGATTTACTTTGCATGTTGAAGTTTTCGATGAGTATCAGAAGTATTTGACATCACGTAACAGGGAAAAACATCCTATTGATGATAGCGATGATTTTGTCACGCCATCCCCGAAATATATTAAGGAGCCTGTCCCACCAAAAAAG CTCCATAAGCAGTTAAATTCCTTCATGAAATATGTTTCTGATAAATTCAAGGAGCTCTTTGAGTTGATAAATTCTAAG cttGGTGCAAGCGAAGTCAAATATGGTGCACATCCAGAGGAAGACACCATTCAAGACAATAATGATTTTGTGAGCAATATGGAGTTTGGTAGCAATGAAGATGTTGAAATGGATGGTTGTCAG gtcGGTGGAAGTGAAGGCAAAGATGTTCCACATTCTCAAAGAGATACTAGTGTAGCAGATCAGTTAGGTGTCAATAATATGGAAGGACCTTCTAGTGTGAAAGTTGACATGTTTGTTGCTAAAGTAACTTTCACACCAGATGTAGCACATGTTGGCGTTAATGGTGAGATTGCAGATGCGGTGGCAAGGGAGACGGA TGTTGATGCGGCGGCAGGGGAGACAGAGGAAGAATCTGAGAAACAAAAGGTTCCTGAATCTCGGACTGGTGTTGTTTGTGCGACTGCAAGTGTTGATGAGGCGGCAGGGGAGATGGTTCTGTACAATCCTGAATTACTTCCTGAAGTATCGCCACaaatggaaaaaagaaagagatgtCCTGCAAAAGCCCTGCAGTCTCCGTTCATTACTATGTTTGATTCAGGTTCCAGTACTGGTGTTGTTGTAGCGAAAGGAAAAAAGCAAATTTATGCTATTAAGCATCCTTTTCAAAGCAAAATCGGAACTAGCGTTAATAGCTCTTTGTTGAATGTATTTGTTGTGTGGATCAAAGAAGGGAA GAATGAAATTTACCCGAATCATGTTAGTGAACTCAATCCTGCTTATGATCTTGGTGTATTTCATGTTGAAGACAAAAAATGGTTTTACACTTTGGCATATAATGGTCAGCCCTTGGATGACTCG CACATTGATGTTTTGTTCTATTATCTGAGGAAGAAGGGGAAGTATGACAAAGACCTACCTGTAACATTCACCACCACAGATTGGTACTTCGACGAGGAAATTAATGATTTGTGGCAGGTGTTTATTgatacagatggagacaatgATGTGTGCACTCCGAAACATGTTATTGCAGAGTATATTCAGGGGTTTGTCTTGGATGTCAATGTTCCATGGCACACTGTCGAGCATGTCTTAATGCCAATTAATGTTGCAGAACAATGA